In the genome of Stomoxys calcitrans chromosome 4, idStoCalc2.1, whole genome shotgun sequence, the window gaaaaaatgaaggagttacagcgtttttgacctttaaaatgaccttgaatctttactccaaaaataATTTGgattttgcgatgtttttcatagaaaactttacagcatTGTTTCATCCAACACCACTGCGGAAAGACAATTTCCTCGCGAATCCAATGGTGCCTGAAGATTTTTCAAGTTTCCAAAACTAAgcaagttacagcaattgcaaattcACGTTggtcttttttcaatttttataccctacaccactactgtggtacaaggtgtTATAgcttagtgtatttgtttgttacacccaaaagaaagagagatagacccattaagaAGTATACAGATAAactctgaatcactttctgattcgatttagctatatacTGTATTAACGCAATAGTCATGTTGAAGTCATATGGTATTCATATATAGTCATGTTGAAGTTAAGTTGAAGTCATATCGTAGTCATTATGTAGTCAAGTTGTAGTCATGTTGTAATCCTGCTGTCAAGTTGTAGTCATATAGAAATCATGTTGTTGTTATGTTGCAGTCATGTTGTGTTCATGTTACAGTTATGTTAAATCAATGTTTCAGTGATGTTGAAGATATATAGTGGTCATGTCATAGTCATGTTATAGTAATCTTGTAGTTATGTTGTAGCAACTACTACAACCATGTTGTAGCCATGCTAAATTCATGTTGTAGTCATGTTGTAGACATGTTGTATACATGTTGTAGTTACGTTGCAGTCATGATGTGGTCATGCTGTAATTATGTAGTAGTCACCATATCATACCATACAATATTCAACTTGAAGTCATGCAGTAGCCATGTTGTAGTCAAGTTGTAGTCATGTTGTAGTCATGCTGTACCCCTGTTGTAGTCATGTTGCAATCATGGTGTAGTTATAAAGTAGTCATGGTGTAGTAATTTTTTAAGTCAAGTTGTAGTCATATAGAAATCATGTTGTTGTTATGTTGCAGTCATGTTGTGTTCATGTTAAATCAATGTTTCAGTCATGTTGTAAATATACAGTGGTCATGTCATAGTCATGTTATAGTAATCTTGTAGTTATGTTGTAGCAACGACTACAACCATGTTGTAGCCATGCTAAATTCATGTTGTAGTCATGTTGTAGACATGTTGTATACATGTTGTAGTTACGTTGCAGTCATGATGTGGTCATGCTGTAATTATGTAGTAGTCACCATATCATACCATACAATATTCAACTTGAAGTCATACAGTAGCCATGTTGTAGTCAAGTTGTAGTCATGTTGTAGTCATGCTGTACTCCTGTTGTAGTCATGTTGCAATCATGGTGTAGTTATAAAGTAGTCATGGTGTAGTAATTTTTTAAGTCAAGTTGTAGTCATATAGAAATCAGGTTGTTGTTACGTTGCAGTCATGTTGTGTTCATGTTACAATCATGTTAAATCAATTTTTCAGTAATGTTGTAGATATACAGTGGTCATGTCATAGTCATGTTATAGTAATCTTGTAGTTATGTTGTAGCAACGACTACAACCATGTTGTAGCCATTCTGAATTCATGTTGTCGTCATGTTGTAGACATGTTGTAGTCATATGTACTTACGTTGCAGTCATGATGTGGTCATGCTGTATTTATGTTGTAGTCACCATATCATACCATAAAATATTCAACTTGCAGTCATGCAGTAGTCATGTTGCAGACATATAGTGGTCAAGTTGTAGTCATGTTGTAGCACTGTTGTCGTCATGTTGTAGTCATTTTGAATTCATGTTGTTGTTATGTTGAATTAATGTTGTTGTCACTTTAGACAGATCTCAAGATATCGCTTCCATCATGGCTCGCGAGAGTCAGAAAGAACTTTGGGCTTGTCTTTAGATGAATTAGGGGAAGAGCGTTTCCAATAGCTGTTGGCACTTCTTCAAGTAGGACAAATGTAAAGCGGGTTCTCTGAGGCTTGCAGCAAGCTAATTGGCCAACTGAAAGTTAAAACGCGGTCTCGGGGGATATTGAATTCATCTAATGCTTGACAGATAAGCTCTTGGTGAACTGCCATAGCTCGAGATAGGCCGAAAAACGCTTTGGTTATACTTGATTtttgatttataaaaattttataatatttattttgaataatttattatattataatttattatattatattttattatattatattttaatttaatttgtttattttattttattttattttattttattttgttttattttattttattttactttattttattttattttattttattttattttattttattttattttattttattttattttattttattttattttattttattttattttattttattttattttattttattttattttattttattttattttattttattttattttattttattttattttattttattttattttattttattttattttattttattttattttattttattttattttattttattttattttattttattttattttattttattttattttattttattttattttattttattttattttattttattttattttattttattttattttattttattatattatattttattttattttattttattttattttattctattttattttaattcatttcatttcattttattttattttattttattttattttattttattttattttattttattttattttaatttattttattttaacttaatAAGTATGCTATTTCAATGAATTCTGTGaaaagcctaaaagtatgcaatgaattttcattttcgatttagaTAAGGCATTTTATTACAATTCTCAGCTTTTTGGGGTGAGAGATAAAGTAAATGGATTCCCCTTTCAATTTCCcctcttctctctctctcactctctctctttctctctctctgctAAAAACTGTGAAAATACTCAACAAAACTAGGCTAGAGTGTATTCTGAAATACACAATtgggtgaaaaatattttgaatgtcCTACATGTACCAGAGAGTGTACTAGGAAAAAAATGGTCATCTGACAACTATATCCCCACACATCACCAGAATCCACTGTTTAAGTTTACAATTGCATTAAAACTGCCCCCAAGTGTCGGTAGGGTTTTGACTGTATAAAAACTACCCGCAACCTCATTTCTGCTGAACTTTAACAATAGATGTTATCGCAAAATGATTGACAGTTGGTTACGGCCTGGCAACCTAAAAACCCCATACATGCCATTGCAGTAGTTGCACTACTTAACATTTTGTGCTGCATATACACTGCCCTAGCATGACCCTGTTGGCCCCTGTTTGATGGTCGACATTATTAAGAGCTTTACGCGTGTCACATGAAATGTGGACAATATTCAATCACTTTTGTCATTCAGGGAGGATGAGATGGAGTGGCATGAAATGGATATATGAAgagattttattttgtatgcagcataaagttttatttatagGTATGAAACCAGAAATGGGCAAAAGTGATATTGAAGTAAGGTTAATTGTTTACcagttttcataaattttaaagaaacatttaattattctttcgtttcataaaaattcataaCATCTATATCAATAAAGCTAGTTATAAAGTAagatacaattttatttttccccCTTCAAATACTATTTCATACAATTCCTTATCTTTTGATAGTACTAAGAAAAATGTATTGATATTGAACTGAGTTTATAAATTGGTTCGATATTaaatttcccaggaaatgtCATATCCCAAGACCAATAAATGACACAAAAAAGTTCTGACATTTCATGCTCATTCGTGTCTGGCAAAATTCTCTTtcacttttgttaggcttttgtGCAAATGTTTATTGTCCAAAAATATCTTTGGATGCAAGTAAGAAGAATGTGATGCCTTATACTTTATAAATATGTTAAATCGGGGTATTGTTTGAAATAAAAGGGGTTACTTAAACTATCATTCATTAAAGTAAAGAGGTACAAAACAAATCTTAATTAAAGAGAGAGGTACCAAAATAACTCTTCCCTTAAGAAAatggtacaaaaataaaaaaattcttccctTAAGAAAGGGGCATACAAATATATAGCAATATAGGAAGGGGTTTAAAAAACCACTTTAAGAATGAGTTAATTAAAAAACCCTTTAAAAGatgaggtactaaaactacccttcctatCAGGAAGAAGgttaaaaacaacatttcctTTTAGGAAAggatgctaaaactacccttcctttaAGAaagtggtactaaaacttccctaccTTTAGGAAAATAATCCATCCTttaaggaaggggtactaaatctTCCACCCCTTCAAGAAAGAAGTACTAAAACCGCCCTTTCTTTAAGAAACGAGTACTAAAAAAACCATTCTTctaaggaaggggtactaaaactacccttcctaaaagaaaggggtactaaaattatccgTACTGAAAGAAAGGGTTGCCAAACTCACCATTCCTtaaaggaaggggtactaaaactacccctcctTAAAGGAAGGGGTAATAAAGCTACCTTTTCTTAAAGGAATGGGTTCCAAAACTactttccttaatgaaatgggTTACCAAAGCTTTACCTACTTTAAGAAAGGGgtgctaaaactaacctttcttaaaggaaggggtactaaaggTACCCTTCctaaaaggaaagggtactaaaattaaccCTCCTaaaaggaaggggtactaatgCTATCCTTTCTTTgagaaaggggtactaaaactaaccttccctAATGCaagggatactaaaactacctttcctgaaaggaaggggtactaataCTAAACTTACTtaaaggaaggggtactaaaactaaacttcctTAAAGAAGGGTTACTAAAGCTACAGTTTCTTTAAGAAAGGGGTAGTAAAATTAACCTTTCTTAAAGGAAGGGATACCGAAACGATCATGCCtttaaggaaagtgtactaaaacaaccctcaCTTTAAAGATAGGGTTCTAATACTACCTTTGCTTTAAGGAAGGGTTACTAAAACTGCACTTTCTTTAAGGAAGAAGTACTAAAACAATCCTTCCCATAAGGAAgaagtactaaaattaccctttcctttaaggaagggttactaaaactagccttcctttaaagaaggggtactaaaactatccttatttttaaaaaggggcactaaaactacacttcacATACGGAGGGGGTATTAAACTACTTTTCCTTAAAGGAAGAGGTACAAAAGTTACCCCTTCCTTTGAGGAAGAGGTACAAAAGTTACCCCTTCCTTTGAGGaagaggtactaaaactaccctccttTTAAGgaaggggtaataaaactacccttccttttAGGAAGGGGTACTAATTCTACCCTCACTTTAAGGTAGGGgcaataaaactaccccttttttaaggaaatggtactaaaactaccctcgtTTTAAGgatggggtactaaaactaccctttctttaacgaaggggtactaaaactacccttcctttaaggaaggggtactaaaactacccttcattcaaggaagggtactaaaactatgctTCTTTAAAGGGAAGGGGACTAAAACTATTCATGCTTTAAGGATGAGGTAGTAAAACTATCTTACTTTAAGGAagaggtattaaaactacccttcctttaAAGAGGGGGTACTAAACCTATCCTTCCTTTAAGGAAGcagtactagaactacccttccTTTAAGGCAGGGATGCTGAATCTACCCTTTTTAAaggaagggtaccaaaactacactTCATTTATGAGAGGGCAGTAATACTACTCTTCCTTTAAGgaaggagtactaaaactaccctccctTAAAGGATGGGGTACTAGAAATACCCTTCCCTATGAGGAAGGGGTTCTAAAGCTACCGTTCATtaaaggaaggggtactaaaactaccctttattaaAGAAAGGGTACCAATACTACCCTTCCTTTAAGaaaggtgtactaaaactacacttccttTAAGAAAGGGGTAGTAAGACCACCCTTCCTTTAGAAAAGGGGAACTAAAAATATCCTTCCTTTAAGGAAGGGGTATTAAAAATGCCCTTCTTTCAAGGAAGGGGTACTCAAATTCCTttaaggaaggggtactaaatctacccttcctTTATgaaacgggtactaaaactacccttcctttaAGGAAAGGATACAAAAACTACACTTGATTTAAATAAGTgccattaaaactacccttcctttaAGGATGGTGTACTAAAACTGCCATTCATTAAATAAagaggtactaaaattacccgtACTAAAAGGAAGGGTTGCCTCAATCACCATTCcttaaaggaaatggtactaaatctaccctcgttttaaggaaggggtactaaaactacactttcattaacgaaggggtactaaaactacccatcctTTAAGGAAAGGGGtagtaaaactatccttttttaaagggagggtactaaaactacccttctttcaagggaagggtattaaaactattcTTGCTTTAAGGaagaggtactaaaactatcttactttaaggaaggggtactaaaactacccctcctTTAAAGAGGGGATACTAAACCCATCCTTCCTTAAAGGAAGGGGTACAAGAACCACCCTTCTTTaagaaaggggtactaaaataaCCCTTCTTTAaaagaaggggtactaaaactacacttccttTAAGaaaggtgtactaaaactacccttcctttaAGAAAGGGGTAGAAAAACGTCCATTCCTTTAGAGAAGGGGAACTAAACCTTCAACACCTttaagtaaagggtactaaaactaccctttcttgaaGTAAGGGGTACCAATACTACCCTTCATTTAAGAAAGgagtaataaaactactcttcctTTAAGAAAGAGGTAGTAAGACTTCCCTTCCTTTAGAGAAGGGGAACTAAAACTATAATTCCTTTAAGAAAGGGGTACCAAAAATGCCCTTTTTCCAAGGAAGGGGTACTCAAATTACCCTTCCTTTAAGAAAGGGgaactaaatctacccttccgTTAAGAAactagtactaaaactacacttcatTTATGGAAGGTATACTAAAACTACTGTTGgaaatttatgtatttttactcaattttttttattttattttttgatatatcttTTTATTGTTTCATTTATGTATTTACAAATTTATCATTTTATATTAATCATCTATTTTGTCTGTAATATTTAATCTAATGATTCTAACAATAAGAACCACCTTAATGTCCGATGGTACATGAGGACCTAAGAATTCTCTGTTGCTTTGCTGATGTTCTTTTTGTTATATGTCTATTATGCTAGTCTATTTGTTGCTATCCATGGCCAGTTATTGTCTGCCAAACACTTatgatttgtttctttttcgttgCTGTGGCGGCTTTCATATGTTCACTGAACTTTTAGCTAGGGTTCTGTATgaaacattttgtttatatacTTAAATGCAGGTAGCAGTATAACACTAAAATTTAAGTGCATATGCACTGACTTTGCCTTGAAATGCAAATGATTGAAACAACAGTCTGGTTTTAGCTCTAGTCGCCTATATAACTGCCTTGCTgtacaaataaatgatatatatctACATAAGCTAAGATTAGCGAACttaattattatatatatttttttgtgattattatcaaataaattttgtgtgcttattGTAACGttgtgaatgaaaaaaaaagaactgattttaattttgtaacttaaataaaaaagagaaaaaaactcCTACATTAAATTTGGTGCCGAAACCCGGGAAAGTTAAAGACATATTTCCTATATGAAAAGAAGAAACATATAACTTTATATAAAAAGATAAAAAGGCAAgaagtaaattaaatttaattaagagACAAGCAACTAATTGATTACTTTGTGACACAATGCCGGATCTTGACCGAGCTATAGAGGACCAACGTCTACTAATTACGAGGTTGTCTCGTTTTATGGATGAATATGAGAAACTGCCCACTATTTCTAGAACCCGTGGAATATCGCAGACCGTTTTGGATAAGATTGAGGAAATAAATAGATTGTTCGAAAGCAACCATGAGAGGATATACGATTATATTCGCGACAGTTCAATTTCGACAAGTGATGTTCCATATTTGTCTGAGGatgtttattttgctttttgtcaTGATTTTATGATAGCCAAAGGTAAATTGCTGGATGCTATGGTTGAATTTAATGCCACTATTTCGCCTACCCTACATTCTAGTACGTTTCATGCTTCGTCCCATAGAGGTGATAGTTCTTTGAATGATGTTCGCCTTCCCAAGATAGATATCCCGGTTTTTTCTGGAAATTATTTGGATTGGATATCCTATAGAGATATGTTTGTTTCAGTGGTACACAACAACCAGGGTCTGTCTGATGTTCAGAAGTATTATTATCTAAAGGGTTCGTGCAAAGATACACCATTGTCCATTGTGAACGACTATCCTGCTTCTGATACAAGTTACCAGCTGGCTTGGTCAGCTCTTACTAgaagatatcataataaaaggAAGATTTCTGATACGATTTTCCGGAAGCTATTTGATATTAGGAAATCTGATGGTTCATGTGATAGCATAAAGAATATTCTTGATTCGACTAGGACGTGTATTGCTCTTTTTACTACATTGCAGATAGATTGTGGGAATTGGGGTCCTATTCTCATCCATATAACTGTTTCTAAACTGGATATTCAGACCTGTAAGGAGTGGGAACGGTCATTGAAGGCATCGACGGAGATACCTAAGCTTGAGgagctatttttatttttggaaaccACGTTCCGTACGTTGGAGTCTGTTAACGACCATGATCTGTCTATGGTTAGGCCCACTGTGAAACCTTTTAATAACTCTTTCAGGCCTTTGCAGACACGGAGGGTTCATTTGGTATCAAGTCATGATGACAACTGTCCTTGCTGTGGGAAAAGACATCTTTTGTATAAGTGTTTCCAATTTGCTGCTCAGTCCTCCACGGCTAAGCGCGACTTAATTTTTTCCAAGAATATTTGTAGGAATTGTTTGAATGTTGGCCATTTTTCTAAGGATTGTCGTTTACATACTCGTTGTCATATTTGCCAACTGCCTCACCACACGATAGTGCACAATGAGTTCTCCAATGACAGGCAGTTGGCGAGTTCTTCGTCTGCTTCCACTTCTGCTGCATCAGCTGATATTGCTGATGTTGTCGAGTCAGCCACCCCAGACCTTAACTGCCACTTGTCCGTATTGAATTCGATTGTCATGCCAAATGTACTGCTTGCCACGGTGCGTGTCATAGTTCAGACCCATTTCGGGGATTTTACTCTACGAGCGATTTTGGATCAGGGTGCCCAGGCTACTTTAATCACGGAGAGTGCGGCCCAGCTTTTAGGACTCAGGAGGAGTAGTACCCATGTTCGTATTAATGGAATAGGAGGGGAGTCCATCGTTGTTCGGAGCTATGTCAACTTTTGTCTCATTTCTTCATATGAGAAAGGGTTCAGACTTGAGAGCAATGCATTTGTGATGCCATCACTGACATCTTATCATCCAGGTCCTATTGGTCGATGTCAGTTGCCagatttggaaggctatcaCTTAGCCGATCCTCAATTTTATGGTAATGATAAAATTGATTTATTGATCGGTGGTGACCTATATGGCGACATATTACTCCCACAGCAGAGGAAATTTAAAAAGGGTATATTTCTTCAGCTTTCTCATTTTGGTTGGGTTGTTTCTGGTCCAACAGCTTCCCCAGGGTTTTCCTTTGATGTGAATGTGAACATGTGTTCTCTGGATAGTTTGCTGAAGGCATTTTGGGAGCAAGAAGAATTGGTGGAAAAGAGAGCATCTACGCAAGAGGATAATTTGTGTGAAGAATACTTCAGGAGAACTTACAGTCGTGGAAAGGACGGTAGATATACGGTGGCGCTACCTTTTAAGTCTGAGTTATATGGGAAGGAGGCTCCTAAGTTCAGTCATACTGATTTTCTTGCACTTAAAAGACTGAAAAGTATGGAAGACCGCTTCGATCGAGACAACGGTTTGGCTCTGCAATACAGGAGTTTCATGGCAGAATATGAGTCTTTAGGGCACATGAGAAACATTGGAATTTATCCCCAGGCTCTCCGACAACACGGTTACTTTCTGCCACATCACGGTGTTTTAAGGGAGAGCAGTTCCACCACCAAACTTCGTGTTGTATTTGACGGAAGCAGCAAGAGGCCACCATATTCCTCACTTAATGATGAGTTGTGTTCTGGGCCTGCCCTTCAAAATGACTTACCTACGATTATAACTCGTTGGAGGCGATATAAAATCGGTTTCCGTTctgatttggaaaaaatgtttcgacAGATCAAGGTAATAGATCGCCATCAACCTTACCAACAAATTTTGTGGCGTGGGGCAGACTCGTCCATAAATATTTATGAACTACAGACCGTGACATACGGTACCAGCCCTGCTCCCTATCTCTCAATTAGAGTATTACATCAACTGGCTAAGGACGAATATCACACATATCCCGAGGCGTGTGACATTGTGAAGACGGATACTTACGTAGATGATGTCATTTCTGGTGCTGACACTATAGGCGAGGCAAAGAGTCTTCAGGAAAGATTGGTAAAATTATTGGCTTCGGGTGGTTTCAATTTGAGAAAGTGGACCTCAAACTCAACCGAACTTATGGAACATATACCCGACGAATTCAGAGAGAAGGTGGATTTGATCGCTTTTGAAGAGCAGAATTTAGTCAAGGCTCTAGGACTAGCCTGGGACATCAGAGGCGACTCTTTTACATTCAAGGTCAACTTCCAAAGTCAAGATGAAGTTACAAAGAGCAGCCTTCTATCAGACGCTTCGAAACTCTATGATCCTTTAGGCTGGTTGGCGCCAGTTACTATTAACGCTAAGGCCACCTTTCAGAAACTTTGGTTGGAAGGTATTGATTGGAAGGACAGGGTTCCTTTTGCTATTCAAACTTATTGGACTAAATACATCGCCGAATTGATAAATTTAGAGCGCATTAGGATTCCGCGCTGGATTGGATGCTTCAAATATAGCAGAATTGAGCTACACGGCTTCTGTGATGCTTCACAGACTGCTTTTGCTGCTGCTGTCTATGCAAAAGTTCTATGTAATGAGAAGCCTACCGTACATCTTTTGCAGTCGAAGACTAAAGTCGCCCCCTTAAAAGTTTTGTCGATACCCAAGTTGGAGTTGTGTGGAGCTAATCTTTTGGCAAAGCTTATGCACAAAATTAAGAATCAGCTGGATCGCGAAATTAGTAAAATATTTTACTGGACTGACAGCATTACAGCCCTATGTTGGATAAGGGGCGAATCAGCGAAATGGAATGTCTTCGTTGGCAATCGGGTGGCCGATATTCAGCGATATACCAATATTTCTGAGTGGTTTTATGTATCAACGCACGATAACCCTGCCGATTGTGCTTCTCGAGGCATCCCAGCTACAGAATTGGTGAACCACGAACTGTGGTGGTCCGGGCCTGAATGGCTACTTCTTTCTCAATCTGAATGGCCTCCACAACCTACTAGCTCGTACGAAACTGATCTAGAAAAAcggaaacaaaaaattgttatcAATCTCGTGACAACACCTGATTATCCTGAATTGCTCAGTAAATTCGCTTCATTGACACGACTGGTGCGAATCACTGCAGTTATATTAAGATTCTACCATAACATTAAAACAGCAACACAACATCGAATGTTTGGTTATCTTAAAACGAAAGAATTAGATGGTGCACTGAATCTATTAATATTTTTGTCTCAACGTGTGGATTTTGATGATGAACTTACTTGCCTGCAGAAGGGATATGAGTTATCGAAGGCCAGCGGAATTGCAAAGCTGTGTCCATTTATTGACGAAAATGGAATTCTCAGGGTTGGAGGTCGATTACAGAAAGCTAAGTTTAACTATGAATATAAGCATCCTATCTTATTATCCAAACACAATCCTCTTTCTCGCTTGATTCTTTCAGATGCTCATGTGAAGACGCTTCATGGCGGACTTACTCAGATGCAGGCATATGCAACGCGGAAATTTTGGATTATATCGGCCCGTAATATAGCTAAACAGGTGCAAAGGAAATGTGTAACGTGCTTCAGGTATAAAGCAAAAACAGCTGAGCAAATAATGGGTGACCTTCCAACCGTTCGCCTGCAGCCAACACGCCCATTCAAACATAGTGGAGTTGACTATGCGGGACCAATCACTATAAAACAGTCAACCGCTCGCAATTCTGTCACGACGAAGGGTTACATATGTCTCTTCATTTGCATGGTAACGAAAGCTCTGCATCTGGAAGCAGTTACAAGTTTGTCTACGGATTCATTTATAGCTGCTTTTCGAAGATTCACCTCTCGCCGTGGAGTGTGTACGGACTTGTACTCTGATTGTGGTACAAATTTCATTGGGGCAAATAAAGAGTTAAAGATTCTGCAGCGGAGAAGTCGTGATTCGGTTCCAGAAGAGCTCTATGAAATACTGGCAAACAATGGAACGAAATGGCACTTCATACCACCAGCCTCCCC includes:
- the LOC131996879 gene encoding uncharacterized protein LOC131996879 → MPDLDRAIEDQRLLITRLSRFMDEYEKLPTISRTRGISQTVLDKIEEINRLFESNHERIYDYIRDSSISTSDVPYLSEDVYFAFCHDFMIAKGKLLDAMVEFNATISPTLHSSTFHASSHRGDSSLNDVRLPKIDIPVFSGNYLDWISYRDMFVSVVHNNQGLSDVQKYYYLKGSCKDTPLSIVNDYPASDTSYQLAWSALTRRYHNKRKISDTIFRKLFDIRKSDGSCDSIKNILDSTRTCIALFTTLQIDCGNWGPILIHITVSKLDIQTCKEWERSLKASTEIPKLEELFLFLETTFRTLESVNDHDLSMVRPTVKPFNNSFRPLQTRRVHLVSSHDDNCPCCGKRHLLYKCFQFAAQSSTAKRDLIFSKNICRNCLNVGHFSKDCRLHTRCHICQLPHHTIVHNEFSNDRQLASSSSASTSAASADIADVVESATPDLNCHLSVLNSIVMPNVLLATVRVIVQTHFGDFTLRAILDQGAQATLITESAAQLLGLRRSSTHVRINGIGGESIVVRSYVNFCLISSYEKGFRLESNAFVMPSLTSYHPGPIGRCQLPDLEGYHLADPQFYGNDKIDLLIGGDLYGDILLPQQRKFKKGIFLQLSHFGWVVSGPTASPGFSFDVNVNMCSLDSLLKAFWEQEELVEKRASTQEDNLCEEYFRRTYSRGKDGRYTVALPFKSELYGKEAPKFSHTDFLALKRLKSMEDRFDRDNGLALQYRSFMAEYESLGHMRNIGIYPQALRQHGYFLPHHGVLRESSSTTKLRVVFDGSSKRPPYSSLNDELCSGPALQNDLPTIITRWRRYKIGFRSDLEKMFRQIKVIDRHQPYQQILWRGADSSINIYELQTVTYGTSPAPYLSIRVLHQLAKDEYHTYPEACDIVKTDTYVDDVISGADTIGEAKSLQERLVKLLASGGFNLRKWTSNSTELMEHIPDEFREKVDLIAFEEQNLVKALGLAWDIRGDSFTFKVNFQSQDEVTKSSLLSDASKLYDPLGWLAPVTINAKATFQKLWLEGIDWKDRVPFAIQTYWTKYIAELINLERIRIPRWIGCFKYSRIELHGFCDASQTAFAAAVYAKVLCNEKPTVHLLQSKTKVAPLKVLSIPKLELCGANLLAKLMHKIKNQLDREISKIFYWTDSITALCWIRGESAKWNVFVGNRVADIQRYTNISEWFYVSTHDNPADCASRGIPATELVNHELWWSGPEWLLLSQSEWPPQPTSSYETDLEKRKQKIVINLVTTPDYPELLSKFASLTRLVRITAVILRFYHNIKTATQHRMFGYLKTKELDGALNLLIFLSQRVDFDDELTCLQKGYELSKASGIAKLCPFIDENGILRVGGRLQKAKFNYEYKHPILLSKHNPLSRLILSDAHVKTLHGGLTQMQAYATRKFWIISARNIAKQVQRKCVTCFRYKAKTAEQIMGDLPTVRLQPTRPFKHSGVDYAGPITIKQSTARNSVTTKGYICLFICMVTKALHLEAVTSLSTDSFIAAFRRFTSRRGVCTDLYSDCGTNFIGANKELKILQRRSRDSVPEELYEILANNGTKWHFIPPASPNFGGLWEAGVKSTKHHLRRTMENRILTFEELTTLLAQIEGCLNSRPLCPLSPDPNDCTALTPAHFIVVVERLKQQFWKRWVSEFVNRLQSRPKWLKPQNNLEVGDLVLVFDERLPPGQWPLARISEVHPGSDGRDMEHHDSSQCSLFEGCIKNRFQLWQGTLSDSFKSAYSGVFRRILWRMRFHQKLQQDTTGLKKTPKSWNNEECKPIRKAVEDNDDDDDDDAITHHTSWHQLKCNDIKWCMLRRQVLGQQHQT